A region from the Drosophila bipectinata strain 14024-0381.07 chromosome 3R, DbipHiC1v2, whole genome shotgun sequence genome encodes:
- the Atg4b gene encoding cysteine protease ATG4C isoform X1, with translation MPQFFKFSKLRTKRRRSSSASSVFVSKQMNYDGLLSKLTDEKLMIFDTGEGTIVEGSRMGAQDLPLVEDGAVEEEQAAPIQTIPRNVFAVPRVPSPTPCPSPSPAPAPVPVTMSGANLNLKSESAATATPQRKISTSSRFMNAFSQLYSGGNSSGASCGHVEPAHSEDPNRTPTKGMESKLVAMWHNVKYGWSGKMRQTSFSKEQPVWLLGRCYHRRFTPPVSMESSTTEMDSAPDNATSAFDSIQATSTSTSLYPTLNPQNIDEIVVPQELGMDAVENQVGEHPWEEGIEGFRRDFYSRIWMTYRREFPTMNGSNYTSDCGWGCMLRSGQMLLAQGLICHFMGRTWRYDSESQLHSTYEDNMHKKIVKWFGDSSSKSSPFSIHALVRLGENLGKKPGDWYGPASVSYLLKHALEHAAQENADFDNISIYVAKDCTIYIQDIEDQCSIPEPAPKPNVPWQQAKRPQAEASKTEHQQHWKSLIVLIPLRLGSDKLNLAYAHCLKLLLSTEHCLGIIGGKPKHSLYFVGFQEDRLIHLDPHYCQEMVDVNQENFSLNSFHCKSPRKLKSSKMDPSCCIGFYCATKSDFDNFMESVQLYLHPMRCASGATVDKMAGSQQVPPQSLQQLSEQIDMNYPLFSFSRGRCLDHERDEMSDSLYKPLIKQVANMAQEQGVQLMPPQALDDNEQDDSESEEFVLL, from the exons ATGCCCCAgttctttaaattttctaaGCTTCGAACAAAGCGTCGTCGCTCATCTTCCGCTTCCTCTGTTTTTGTGTCCAAGCAGATGAACTATGATGGCTTGCTATCGAAGTTAACCGACGAGAAACTGATGATCTTCGACACCGGCGAGGGAACAATTGTGGAAGGCAGCCGGATGGGAGCGCAGGATTTGCCACTTGTGGAGGATGGAGCCGTCGAGGAGGAGCAGGCAGCTCCCATACAGACGATACCAAGAAATGTCTTTGCAGTTCCGCGCGTTCCCTCTCCAACGCCCTGTCCCTCCCCGTCCCCCGCTCCCGCCCCCGTTCCCGTGACCATGTCAGGTGCGAATTTGAACCTCAAGTCGGAAAGTGCTGCTACAGCAACGCCGCAACGCAAAATATCGACGTCATCACGTTTCATGAATGCCTTCAGTCAGCTATATAGTGGCGGTAACAGTAGCGGGGCCAGCTGTGGTCACGTGGAGCCAGCCCACAGTGAAGACCCCAACCGAACGCCCACCAAAGGTATGGAATCCAAGCTGGTGGCGATGTGGCACAACGTCAAGTACGGCTGGAGCGGAAAAATGCGGCAGACGAGCTTCTCTAAGGAGCAGCCGGTGTGGTTACTGGGACGATGCTACCATCGACGCTTCACGCCGCCAGTGAGCATGGAGAGCTCCACTACCGAAATGGATTCCGCGCCCGACAATGCTACCTCGGCGTTCGACAGCATACAAGCCACATCAACATCCACATCGCTGTACCCAACTTTAAATCCGCAAAACATTGACGAAATCGTTGTGCCGCAGGAGTTGGGAATGGATGCAGTGGAAAACCAAGTGGGTGAACATCCTTGGGAAGAGGGCATCGAGGGCTTTCGACGTGATTTTTATAGTCGTATTTGGATGACGTACAGACGAGAGTTTCCAACGATGAACGGTTCCAACTACACATCGGATTGCGGCTGGGGCTGCATGCTGCGGAGTGGCCAGATGCTTCTGGCCCAAGGACTGATTTGTCACTTCATGGGACGCA CTTGGCGCTATGATTCAGAGTCGCAATTGCACTCGACCTACGAGGATAACATGCACAAAAAGATCGTCAAGTGGTTCGGTGACAGCTCCTCGAAGAGTAGCCCCTTTTCTATCCACGCCCTGGTTCGGTTAGGTGAGAACCTGGGCAAGAAGCCCGGGGACTGGTACGGACCTGCCTCTGTCTCCTATTTATTGAA ACACGCCTTAGAGCATGCCGCTCAGGAAAATGCAGACTTTGATAATATAAGCATCTATGTGGCCAAAGATTGCACAA TCTACATTCAAGATATAGAGGATCAGTGTAGTATTCCGGAACCGGCCCCCAAGCCGAATGTGCCTTGGCAACAGGCGAAGCGACCGCAGGCGGAAGCCTCGAAGACGGAGCATCAGCAACACTGGAAGTCTCTGATTGTGCTCATACCGCTACGGCTTGGAAGTGATAAGCTTAATTTGGCTTATGCCCACTGCCTGAAGCTGCTCCTGAGCACGGAGCACTGCCTTGGGATCATCGGCGGGAAGCCCAAGCACTCGCTCTACTTTGTTGGCTTTCAGGAGGACAGACTCATCCACCTGGACCCGCACTACTGCCAGGAGATGGTAGATGTGAACCAGGAAAACTTCTCGCTGAACTCGTTTCATTGCAAGTCGCCCCGCAAACTCAAGTCTAGCAAAATGGATCCTAGCTGCTGTATTGGGTTCTACTGCGCCACAAAGAGTGATTTCGACAACTTTATGGAAAGCGTTCAACTG TATTTGCATCCCATGCGCTGCGCTTCGGGGGCCACAGTGGATAAGATGGCCGGATCTCAGCAGGTGCCCCCTCAATCCCTACAACAACTATCCGAGCAAATAGATATGAACTACCCCCTGTTTTCGTTCTCAAGGGGTCGTTGCTTGGACCACGAGCGTGATGAGATGAGCGATTCTCTTTATAAACCGCTCATCAAACAGGTGGCAAACATGGCGCAGGAACAGGGTGTTCAGCTGATGCCTCCGCAGGCACTCGATGACAATGAACAAGACGATAGTGAAAGCGAAGAGTTTGTGCTGTTGTAG
- the Atg4b gene encoding cysteine protease ATG4C isoform X2, translating to MNYDGLLSKLTDEKLMIFDTGEGTIVEGSRMGAQDLPLVEDGAVEEEQAAPIQTIPRNVFAVPRVPSPTPCPSPSPAPAPVPVTMSGANLNLKSESAATATPQRKISTSSRFMNAFSQLYSGGNSSGASCGHVEPAHSEDPNRTPTKGMESKLVAMWHNVKYGWSGKMRQTSFSKEQPVWLLGRCYHRRFTPPVSMESSTTEMDSAPDNATSAFDSIQATSTSTSLYPTLNPQNIDEIVVPQELGMDAVENQVGEHPWEEGIEGFRRDFYSRIWMTYRREFPTMNGSNYTSDCGWGCMLRSGQMLLAQGLICHFMGRTWRYDSESQLHSTYEDNMHKKIVKWFGDSSSKSSPFSIHALVRLGENLGKKPGDWYGPASVSYLLKHALEHAAQENADFDNISIYVAKDCTIYIQDIEDQCSIPEPAPKPNVPWQQAKRPQAEASKTEHQQHWKSLIVLIPLRLGSDKLNLAYAHCLKLLLSTEHCLGIIGGKPKHSLYFVGFQEDRLIHLDPHYCQEMVDVNQENFSLNSFHCKSPRKLKSSKMDPSCCIGFYCATKSDFDNFMESVQLYLHPMRCASGATVDKMAGSQQVPPQSLQQLSEQIDMNYPLFSFSRGRCLDHERDEMSDSLYKPLIKQVANMAQEQGVQLMPPQALDDNEQDDSESEEFVLL from the exons ATGAACTATGATGGCTTGCTATCGAAGTTAACCGACGAGAAACTGATGATCTTCGACACCGGCGAGGGAACAATTGTGGAAGGCAGCCGGATGGGAGCGCAGGATTTGCCACTTGTGGAGGATGGAGCCGTCGAGGAGGAGCAGGCAGCTCCCATACAGACGATACCAAGAAATGTCTTTGCAGTTCCGCGCGTTCCCTCTCCAACGCCCTGTCCCTCCCCGTCCCCCGCTCCCGCCCCCGTTCCCGTGACCATGTCAGGTGCGAATTTGAACCTCAAGTCGGAAAGTGCTGCTACAGCAACGCCGCAACGCAAAATATCGACGTCATCACGTTTCATGAATGCCTTCAGTCAGCTATATAGTGGCGGTAACAGTAGCGGGGCCAGCTGTGGTCACGTGGAGCCAGCCCACAGTGAAGACCCCAACCGAACGCCCACCAAAGGTATGGAATCCAAGCTGGTGGCGATGTGGCACAACGTCAAGTACGGCTGGAGCGGAAAAATGCGGCAGACGAGCTTCTCTAAGGAGCAGCCGGTGTGGTTACTGGGACGATGCTACCATCGACGCTTCACGCCGCCAGTGAGCATGGAGAGCTCCACTACCGAAATGGATTCCGCGCCCGACAATGCTACCTCGGCGTTCGACAGCATACAAGCCACATCAACATCCACATCGCTGTACCCAACTTTAAATCCGCAAAACATTGACGAAATCGTTGTGCCGCAGGAGTTGGGAATGGATGCAGTGGAAAACCAAGTGGGTGAACATCCTTGGGAAGAGGGCATCGAGGGCTTTCGACGTGATTTTTATAGTCGTATTTGGATGACGTACAGACGAGAGTTTCCAACGATGAACGGTTCCAACTACACATCGGATTGCGGCTGGGGCTGCATGCTGCGGAGTGGCCAGATGCTTCTGGCCCAAGGACTGATTTGTCACTTCATGGGACGCA CTTGGCGCTATGATTCAGAGTCGCAATTGCACTCGACCTACGAGGATAACATGCACAAAAAGATCGTCAAGTGGTTCGGTGACAGCTCCTCGAAGAGTAGCCCCTTTTCTATCCACGCCCTGGTTCGGTTAGGTGAGAACCTGGGCAAGAAGCCCGGGGACTGGTACGGACCTGCCTCTGTCTCCTATTTATTGAA ACACGCCTTAGAGCATGCCGCTCAGGAAAATGCAGACTTTGATAATATAAGCATCTATGTGGCCAAAGATTGCACAA TCTACATTCAAGATATAGAGGATCAGTGTAGTATTCCGGAACCGGCCCCCAAGCCGAATGTGCCTTGGCAACAGGCGAAGCGACCGCAGGCGGAAGCCTCGAAGACGGAGCATCAGCAACACTGGAAGTCTCTGATTGTGCTCATACCGCTACGGCTTGGAAGTGATAAGCTTAATTTGGCTTATGCCCACTGCCTGAAGCTGCTCCTGAGCACGGAGCACTGCCTTGGGATCATCGGCGGGAAGCCCAAGCACTCGCTCTACTTTGTTGGCTTTCAGGAGGACAGACTCATCCACCTGGACCCGCACTACTGCCAGGAGATGGTAGATGTGAACCAGGAAAACTTCTCGCTGAACTCGTTTCATTGCAAGTCGCCCCGCAAACTCAAGTCTAGCAAAATGGATCCTAGCTGCTGTATTGGGTTCTACTGCGCCACAAAGAGTGATTTCGACAACTTTATGGAAAGCGTTCAACTG TATTTGCATCCCATGCGCTGCGCTTCGGGGGCCACAGTGGATAAGATGGCCGGATCTCAGCAGGTGCCCCCTCAATCCCTACAACAACTATCCGAGCAAATAGATATGAACTACCCCCTGTTTTCGTTCTCAAGGGGTCGTTGCTTGGACCACGAGCGTGATGAGATGAGCGATTCTCTTTATAAACCGCTCATCAAACAGGTGGCAAACATGGCGCAGGAACAGGGTGTTCAGCTGATGCCTCCGCAGGCACTCGATGACAATGAACAAGACGATAGTGAAAGCGAAGAGTTTGTGCTGTTGTAG
- the Tmtc4 gene encoding protein O-mannosyl-transferase Tmtc4, translating into MRLGYVQNAALHSMVCQAILVLICLVCYGCGGLSGATFVFDDTVAIVKNKDVNTLPTNWTAIFTHDFWGSSLLSSDSHKSFRPLTTLMFHYEYAMLGLSAGHMKFLNLILHCVNTLLMWRLVRSLHVTEITAERWAIISAALFAAHPIHTEAVSGVVGRADLMFGMIHLLCLLLTVANCGKSSPQSVGLVLLLSAAGMLFKESAVTIPMSCVLLDYFQNGYYLLEFRNQWKLLQSRASYFVYAAASVGLLMARLWWQDFDSPTFKEVDNPIAHNANILTRGLSQQFLLVMNIWLMLCPYWLCYDWALGCVKLVTSIWDLRLQGVIGFYSILLVALMNFRRLPGMMLALGLMIIPFLPASGLIRVGFVIAERTLYVPSIGFCLMSIYGFLHWYEANANKPIWRTTLRTLLMLLFTVMMLRTRQRVADWLNEENLFASALKVCPDNAKVHYNIARLATDTGNNTKAFLHYHKAIDLYPSYESALMNLGNLYREHGQLNTAEEYIRLALQAYPSFPAAWMNLGIVQSAQKKYDQALVSYEKALKHRANFAVCYYNMGNLFLEQKRFTEALHHWQHAVALNPRQPKAWANILTMLDNRGLHEDALRLSDQALKHLPHEVSILFIRANVLGKLKQYIEAESVYKRVIELEPRNMLYHTNLGVLYHRWDKTEEAIKAYQAAISLNAARASTARENLGKLLKRLEREAQATHR; encoded by the coding sequence ATGCGGCTGGGTTATGTTCAGAATGCTGCCTTGCACAGCATGGTCTGCCAGGCGATTTTGGTGTTGATATGCTTAGTTTGCTATGGATGCGGCGGTCTAAGTGGTGCCACATTCGTCTTCGATGATACGGTGGCCATCGTGAAGAACAAGGATGTGAATACTCTACCCACCAACTGGACGGCAATATTTACACACGACTTCTGGGGCTCCTCCCTGCTCAGCTCCGATTCACACAAGTCCTTCCGGCCGCTGACTACGCTCATGTTCCACTACGAATACGCCATGCTGGGATTAAGCGCCGGCCATATGAAGTTTCTGAATCTCATACTCCACTGCGTGAACACTCTACTCATGTGGCGGCTAGTGCGCTCACTGCATGTTACGGAGATCACCGCGGAGCGTTGGGCCATAATCTCGGCTGCCTTGTTCGCCGCCCATCCGATCCACACGGAAGCGGTCTCAGGAGTCGTGGGACGAGCAGACCTTATGTTTGGTATGATTCACCTGCTATGTCTTTTGCTTACCGTGGCTAATTGCGGCAAGAGCAGTCCCCAAAGTGTCGGTCTCGTCTTGCTACTCTCCGCTGCGGGGATGCTCTTCAAGGAATCGGCCGTCACCATTCCTATGTCTTGCGTGCTTCTCGACTACTTTCAGAATGGTTATTACCTTCTGGAGTTTCGGAACCAGTGGAAGCTTTTACAGTCCAGAGCTAGTTACTTTGTGTATGCCGCTGCATCTGTTGGACTCTTAATGGCACGCCTATGGTGGCAGGACTTCGATTCGCCTACGTTCAAGGAAGTGGATAATCCTATAGCCCACAATGCAAACATACTGACCCGGGGACTGTCGCAACAATTTCTGCTGGTCATGAATATCTGGCTGATGCTTTGTCCCTATTGGCTCTGTTACGACTGGGCACTGGGTTGTGTCAAGCTGGTGACCAGCATCTGGGACCTCAGACTTCAGGGAGTCATCGGATTCTACTCCATTCTGTTGGTAGCCCTAATGAACTTTCGTCGGCTACCGGGAATGATGCTAGCTCTGGGTCTGATGATCATTCCCTTTCTACCGGCGTCGGGACTCATTCGAGTGGGATTCGTGATTGCCGAGAGAACACTATATGTACCCTCCATTGGCTTTTGCCTCATGTCCATCTACGGATTTCTGCACTGGTACGAAGCTAATGCCAACAAACCCATTTGGAGAACGACTTTAAGGACTCTACTAATGTTACTATTCACTGTGATGATGCTACGAACGCGCCAACGCGTGGCGGACTGGCTAAACGAggagaatttatttgcatccGCCCTGAAGGTGTGTCCCGACAACGCCAAAGTCCATTACAACATTGCACGTCTGGCCACAGATACGGGCAACAATACAAAGGCCTTCCTTCATTACCACAAGGCCATTGACCTTTATCCCAGCTACGAGTCAGCTTTAATGAATCTGGGGAACCTCTACCGGGAGCATGGACAGTTAAACACCGCTGAGGAATACATTCGACTGGCTCTGCAGGCATACCCTTCGTTTCCAGCGGCCTGGATGAATCTGGGAATCGTTCAATCCGCGCAGAAAAAATATGACCAGGCCTTGGTCAGCTATGAAAAGGCTTTGAAGCACCGGGCCAACTTTGCCGTTTGCTACTACAACATGGGAAACTTGTTTCTCGAACAGAAACGGTTCACCGAGGCACTGCACCATTGGCAGCATGCGGTTGCGCTGAATCCGCGGCAGCCCAAGGCCTGGGCGAATATCCTGACAATGCTGGATAACAGAGGTCTTCACGAGGATGCTCTACGCCTGTCCGACCAGGCTCTGAAGCATCTGCCCCACGAAGTAAGCATCCTGTTTATTCGCGCCAATGTCCTGGGAAAGCTGAAACAATACATTGAGGCCGAGAGTGTGTACAAGCGTGTTATTGAGCTTGAACCGCGCAACATGCTCTACCACACGAATTTGGGCGTGCTGTACCACCGATGGGACAAAACTGAGGAGGCAATTAAGGCATATCAGGCGGCTATAAGTCTCAACGCGGCAAGGGCTTCGACGGCGCGAGAGAATCTCGGTAAGCTTCTGAAGCGCCTGGAACGGGAGGCCCAAGCCACTCATAGGTAA
- the Trs33 gene encoding trafficking protein particle complex subunit 6b: MSEEILFDCLHAEIVNYCLDGNKEHDLATLEYIGFTTGYRLIERLTRESPRFKDELETMKFICTDFWTLIYKKQVDNLRTNNHGMYVVQDKAFRFLTRISPGTKQLEHAPKFVAFTCGLVRGALSNLGINSTVTAEVQSIPACKFHIEVNRN; encoded by the exons ATGTCCGAGGAAATCCTTTTCGACTGCCTGCATGCAGAGATTGTTAACTACTGCCTGGACGGAAACAAG GAGCACGATCTCGCCACACTGGAGTACATAGGCTTCACCACGGGATACCGGTTGATTGAACGGCTCACTCGCGAAAGTCCACGGTTCAAGGACGAGCTAGAGACCATGAAGTTTATTTGCACCGACTTCTGGACGCTAATCTACAAGAAACAGGTGGATAATCTGCGGACAAACAACCATGGCATGTACGTGGTTCAGGACAAAGCATTCCGATTCCTCACCCGCATCTCGCCGGGCACCAAACAACTGGAGCACGCACCGAAGTTTGTAGCCTTTACATGCGGGCTGGTGCGAGGAGCCCTAAGCAACCTTGGCATCAATAGCACTGTGACAGCCGAGGTTCAGAGCATACCGGCCTGCAAGTTCCACATAGAAGTAAATAGGAACTAA
- the LOC108128089 gene encoding uncharacterized protein yields the protein MLDERSEVDTLREIYYLTDGVAGNWRKLLALGDCLDQQLKRKLLWVWPTSLNLDLFNQFLTSNGIQCILSVGCGSGLLEWLIATAGSHNVSIFGLEVDRNWWQSKYSVRSFIPLNFFEDTNDVSQDFLKACCKGFSPSALLFCYFNNRGVFLDYLRVFQGKWLILIGPQPTLGIHTDPNPLQPQFPNDEWILRERLNWTDRNVVAFYEKIV from the coding sequence ATGTTGGACGAGCGATCGGAAGTCGATACCTTGCGGGAAATTTATTACCTAACCGATGGTGTCGCTGGCAACTGGCGGAAGTTGCTGGCGTTGGGCGATTGTCTGGACCAGCAGCTTAAGCGGAAGCTGCTCTGGGTGTGGCCTACATCATTGAACTTGGACCTTTTCAATCAGTTCCTGACCAGCAACGGTATCCAGTGCATCCTCAGTGTGGGCTGCGGCAGTGGTCTACTAGAATGGCTAATTGCCACAGCAGGCAGTCATAACGTCTCGATATTTGGTCTCGAAGTCGATCGCAATTGGTGGCAGAGCAAGTACTCCGTGCGAAGCTTCATACCCTTAAACTTCTTTGAGGATACTAATGATGTAAGCCAAGATTTTCTGAAAGCCTGCTGCAAAGGGTTCTCCCCAAGTGCCTTGTTATTTTGTTACTTTAACAATCGCGGTGTTTTTCTGGACTATCTGCGAGTATTTCAAGGCAAGTGGCTCATATTAATTGGACCACAGCCCACCCTTGGGATACATACAGACCCGAATCCTCTCCAGCCGCAATTTCCCAACGACGAGTGGATCTTAAGGGAACGTCTCAATTGGACTGATCGGAATGTTGTAGCGTTTTACGAAAAAATAGTTTAG
- the LOC108128087 gene encoding zinc finger protein 586 — protein sequence MNRCPRCSCEATGENRLVTESCGHLKCRLCLVADVSDCLECKVAKQKSAPEQADATQRTSLDQKILVTDHGYHCTVCKKDFRSRTHQYYHLSCGDDLLKKFSCKECSRRFATRSHLKYHMNNHEQSSKHSCHICGMKFQQLVVLQRHLRTHNQERYECQQCLKVFRSESSLKSHLVTHSDLGLPFKCDVCSKSFQTKANLKQHSRKHDQKSTRHKCKDCQKSFLRKTTLRLHMKRHLARERQSCPLCDKSYNDTDALARHVKQHKTGERYRCKQCDITVSRKDNMLRHLRSMHPGTTFESNVEILTNNAVAEEITLPAQNLRYNSVIKSVGNVEPVAVHLPQPMTLEQNIPAQTPLPLPDTMPKENVQLYRKIILDLDNEEYSNELSLDESDAAQNVQDSPLHHRQPRDANFSEMHWRKNFKCFYENEHTN from the exons ATGAATAGGTGCCCGCGATGCAGCTGCGAGGCCACTGGAGAGAATCGTTTGGTAACCGAAAGCTGCGGCCACCTTAAATGCCGGCTCTGTCTGGTTGCGGATGTGTCGGATTGCCTGGAGTGCAAAGTGGCCAAGCAGAAGTCAGCTCCAGAACAGGCGGATGCGACGCAAAGAACGTCCTTGGACCAGAAGATCCTAGTCACTGATCATGGTTATCATTGCACGGTGTGTAAGAAAGACTTCCGAAGTCGAACTCACCAATATTACCACTTATCCTGTGGCGATGATCTTCTCAAGAAGTTTAGCTGCAAAGAGTGCAGTCGG CGCTTCGCCACCCGTTCACACTTAAAGTACCACATGAACAACCATGAGCAGTCATCGAAACACAGTTGTCATATTTGCGGGATGAAATTCCAGCAACTCGTTGTCTTGCAACGCCACTTGCGCACCCACAACCAGGAGCGCTACGAGTGCCAGCAGTGCCTGAAGGTGTTTCGCAGTGAGAGCTCTCTGAAATCTCACTTGGTAACGCACAGCGATCTTGGATTGCCCTTCAAGTGCGATGTCTGCTCGAAATCCTTCCAAACCAAGGCCAACTTGAAGCAGCATTCAAGGAAGCACGACCAAAAAAGTACCCGTCACAAGTGCAAAGATTGCCAGAAGTCGTTCCTCCGCAAGACCACACTTCGTTTGCATATGAAACGACACTTGGCGCGCGAGCGTCAATCCTGTCCGCTATGCGACAAGAGCTACAATGATACGGATGCCCTGGCGAGGCATGTAAAACAGCATAAGACTGGCGAAAGGTATCGATGCAAACAGTGCGACATAACAGTGAGTCGGAAGGACAACATGCTCCGCCACCTTCGCTCGATGCACCCCGGCACCACTTTTGAAAGCAATGTGGAAATATTAACTAATAATGCCGTTGCGGAGGAAATCACACTACCTGCCCAAAACCTTAGATACAATAGCGTGATTAAGAGCGTGGGAAATGTTGAGCCCGTGGCGGTTCATCTTCCCCAACCTATGACCCTGGAACAGAATATCCCTGCGCAAACTCCCTTGCCACTGCCAGATACCATGCCTAAAGAGAATGTGCAGCTGTATCGTAAAATAATCCTGGATTTGGATAACGAGGAGTATTCAAACGAGCTGAGCTTGGACGAATCGGACGCTGCACAAAATGTGCAAGATTCGCCATTGCACCACCGACAGCCCAGGGATGCTAATTTTAGTGAAATGCACTGGCGAAAGAATTTCAAATGCTTTTACGAAAATGAGCACACCAACTGA
- the LOC108128110 gene encoding uncharacterized protein, with the protein MNRDGQLAITVGLPHFVVNADNGSPTLRRRGFVFLKKSQKPKNMASKAKRQRNEQVESIETAKPKKVKGKKQTDAGYGSGDFSGGWDVDSYRTEYESEEHWELRRNFMLAHKDTYDEDRLVCLAQTFINMEFLGCKYPSETMHLVAEMSKEIAEEFRRKRDQRLKRTFVSASDAAEQRAKGRRGATANPPPEAQASRRSNQDSRLCFGGGEPINLFEGLRFGQLILYLAGGRSCLRNSCTASNLKYDERASLELQATDTTKYAEVLVNDQVIATGQGENLKAAKQAAVKQALLLLQTHCYSIKLNASRQTIKVEKSKTGVNINVTKESADSLGDSKLDASNKGYRMMRLMGWTGGGLGSQKQGREEPVGYLLKNNRTGLGAKNQHGNLDDYRKLIENYVNSDDMRDMQFEPTFSKEERASFHQMASRFGLRSNSYGTKEIRRLLITKKVSYSTILTEILFRQNPKFCDRYFVQVPMQKAHLFPGHVAGLELENMCE; encoded by the exons ATGAATAGGGATGGGCAACTCGCAATCACAGTTGGACTCCCGCATTTCGTTGTGAATGCCGATAACGGGAGTCCAACACTTAGACGGCGTGGGTTTGTTTTTCTCAAAAAATCCCAGAAACCCAAAAATATGGCGAGCAAGGCGAAACGTCAAAGGAATGAACAGGTTGAAAGCATTGAAACAGCGAAACCGAAGAAAGTAAAAGGGAAAAAGCAGACCGACGCCGGCTATGGCTCAGGAGATTTCTCGGGGGGCTGGGACGTGGATAGCTACCGCACGGAGTACGAGAGCGAGGAGCACTGGGAGCTGCGCCGCAATTTCATGTTGGCCCACAAGGATACCTACGACGAGGATCGCCTAGTGTGCTTGGCCCAAACGTTTATTAACATGGAGTTCCTGGGTTGCAAGTACCCCTCCGAGACGATGCACCTCGTGGCTGAAATGTCCAAGGAGATCGCCGAGGAGTTCCGGCGCAAGCGAGACCAACGCCTGAAGCGCACATTTGTGTCGGCCTCGGACGCGGCGGAACAGCGCGCCAAAG GACGCAGGGGCGCAACGGCAAATCCGCCACCTGAAGCACAAGCCTCAAGAAGATCCAACCAAGACTCACGACTGTGCTTTGGCGGTGGCGAGCCTATCAATCTTTTCGAGGGTCTGCGCTTCGGACAACTTATTTTGTACCTGGCCGGAGGGCGCAGTTGTCTTCGTAACTCCTGCACAGCCAGCAACCTGAAATACGACGAACGCGCCAGTCTAGAGCTCCAGGCAACAGACACAACGAAATACGCCGAAGTATTGGTTAACGACCAGGTTATAGCTACTGGCCAGGGTGAGAATCTGAAGGCGGCCAAGCAAGCGGCCGTTAAGCAAGCGCTTCTCCTACTGCAGACACACTGTTACAGCATTAAG CTTAACGCCTCGCGCCAAACTATAAAGGTGGAGAAGAGTAAGACCGGCGTGAACATAAACGTTACCAAAGAGTCTGCCGACAGTCTTGGGGATTCCAAGCTAGACGCCAGCAACAAGGGATACCGCATGATGCGCCTGATGGGCTGGACAGGTGGCGGCTTGGGAAGCCAAAAGCAGGGGCGCGAGGAGCCTGTGGG ATACTTACTGAAGAACAATCGCACCGGCCTGGGCGCTAAAAATCAGCATGGTAACCTGGACGATTACCGCAAACTAATAGAGAACTATGTTAATTCAGATGACATGCGCGACATGCAGTTTGAGCCGACGTTTTCGAAAGAAGAACGCGCCTCGTTCCACCA aatggccagccgatttGGATTGCGGTCCAATAGCTACGGCACTAAAGAGATCCGACGACTGCTGATCACTAAGAAGGTCAGTTACAGCACCATCCTGACAGAGATCCTTTTCCGGCAGAATCCAAAGTTCTGCGATCGCTATTTTGTGCAGGTGCCCATGCAAAAGGCCCACCTGTTCCCCGGTCATGTCGCCGGACTGGAGCTGGAAAATATGTGTGAATAA